From Zhongshania aliphaticivorans, one genomic window encodes:
- a CDS encoding helix-turn-helix transcriptional regulator, with translation MAEKTREILLRRKQIEACTGLSRSTIYALMGEGKFPKPIPLAGRTVAWTQSSVDKWIAGRIAAAKADI, from the coding sequence ATGGCAGAGAAAACCCGAGAAATACTTTTACGGCGCAAGCAAATCGAGGCCTGCACAGGGCTATCCCGCAGCACCATTTACGCGCTTATGGGTGAAGGCAAGTTTCCCAAGCCAATTCCATTGGCAGGCCGCACAGTTGCATGGACGCAAAGCAGCGTCGACAAATGGATCGCCGGTCGTATCGCAGCCGCCAAAGCCGATATTTAA
- a CDS encoding tyrosine-type recombinase/integrase, which produces MPLTDTAVKQAKPKEKTYRLSDEKGMYLEVTPKGQKYWRMKYRIGKQEKRLSIGVYPTVSLKKARQIREQARQHLLDGIDPSGLKQARKLTSELASENCFKVVALEWFAKKKPIWAENHWTKVERMMTRDLFPYLGARPLNEITPPELLAVLRKIESRGALESAKRTKQIAGQIFRYGVATGRCERDASQDLTGALANPIKQHRAAITNPKEVGPLLNALDGYQGTTVVKAALSLAPLTFVRPGELRKAKWAEIDFNKAEWRYYVTKTKSDHIVPLSQQAIAILTELQPLTCNSEYVFPGARSLSRPMSDNAVLSAMRRMGIEKDEMCGHGFRAMARTILDEELHFRPDWIEHQLAHSVKDVHGRAYNRTAHLAERKKMMQAWANYLDTLKIQASSSNVITASFG; this is translated from the coding sequence ATGCCCCTAACAGACACCGCAGTTAAACAGGCTAAGCCAAAAGAAAAAACCTACCGCCTAAGCGACGAAAAAGGCATGTACTTGGAAGTCACCCCTAAAGGGCAAAAGTACTGGCGCATGAAGTACCGTATCGGCAAACAAGAGAAGCGGCTTTCGATTGGCGTCTACCCCACAGTCTCACTCAAGAAAGCGCGCCAGATTCGCGAGCAAGCAAGGCAACACCTCCTCGACGGCATCGACCCCTCTGGCCTAAAGCAAGCTAGAAAGCTCACCAGCGAATTAGCTTCAGAGAACTGCTTCAAGGTTGTTGCTCTTGAATGGTTTGCCAAAAAGAAGCCGATATGGGCAGAAAATCATTGGACTAAAGTCGAGAGAATGATGACACGAGACTTATTTCCCTACCTTGGCGCTCGACCTCTAAATGAGATCACCCCGCCTGAGCTATTAGCAGTACTGCGAAAAATTGAAAGCCGTGGCGCGCTGGAGTCAGCAAAGCGAACAAAACAGATAGCTGGCCAGATATTCCGGTATGGTGTGGCGACAGGTCGATGCGAACGCGATGCATCCCAAGACCTTACTGGCGCCCTAGCCAATCCTATAAAACAGCACCGCGCAGCGATAACGAATCCAAAAGAAGTTGGCCCCCTGCTAAATGCCTTAGACGGCTACCAAGGCACAACTGTAGTTAAAGCCGCCCTCAGCCTAGCCCCACTTACATTTGTCCGCCCTGGCGAATTACGTAAAGCTAAGTGGGCAGAAATCGATTTCAATAAAGCTGAGTGGCGATACTACGTTACCAAAACCAAATCTGACCACATAGTTCCCCTATCCCAACAAGCTATTGCCATACTTACTGAACTTCAACCGCTAACCTGCAACAGTGAATATGTCTTCCCTGGCGCGAGATCACTTAGCCGCCCGATGAGTGACAATGCTGTACTCTCAGCCATGCGGCGCATGGGTATCGAAAAGGATGAGATGTGTGGCCATGGCTTCCGCGCTATGGCGAGAACAATCCTAGATGAAGAGCTACATTTTCGCCCAGACTGGATTGAACACCAGCTAGCCCACTCAGTAAAGGACGTTCACGGCAGGGCCTATAACCGAACTGCCCACCTAGCTGAACGCAAAAAAATGATGCAAGCTTGGGCTAACTACCTTGACACGCTGAAAATTCAAGCATCAAGCAGCAACGTAATAACAGCAAGCTTTGGCTAG
- a CDS encoding ISL3 family transposase, with amino-acid sequence MSHAGRIIGIPGLEIERVVRRKGIEVWAKPVHRPPCKHCQGNGLRIKATHLRTVKHTRQGNQVMTLHLRVPKYHCQECKRYFRHAFTGIRPRFRASEAYRLEVFEAHDGGVTQRKLSRTHQISPATVERWYQHHIKQKRSEGDRRYCPRVLGIDEHFFTRKKGYATTLTDLKNHKVFDVQLGRSELSLRRYLKALEGRERVQVVVMDLSETYRSIARRYFPNAAIVADRFHVVRLINQHFLSVWKQHDPEGRKNRGLISLMRRHQWNLRDEQHANLMQYLAEYPVLQALYVAKQRLIRFVLLKTLTRKKASIKLPVFMKLLDELAESPLRALANTLRSWLKPIVAMWRFSKSNGITEGFHNKMEMMTRRAYGFRNFENYRMRVLAHCGWDGVINRV; translated from the coding sequence ATGTCCCACGCAGGAAGAATTATAGGCATACCTGGCCTTGAGATTGAACGGGTAGTCCGCAGGAAAGGGATCGAAGTCTGGGCAAAGCCTGTGCACAGGCCGCCTTGTAAGCATTGTCAGGGCAATGGCCTGAGGATTAAAGCCACGCATCTCAGGACGGTGAAGCACACTCGTCAGGGGAATCAAGTGATGACCTTGCACCTTCGAGTACCCAAGTACCATTGCCAGGAGTGTAAGCGCTATTTTCGTCACGCCTTTACCGGTATTCGTCCGCGTTTTCGCGCTTCAGAAGCCTATCGACTGGAAGTGTTCGAAGCCCACGATGGCGGTGTAACGCAGCGCAAGTTGTCTCGAACCCATCAAATCAGCCCAGCGACGGTAGAGCGTTGGTATCAGCACCATATTAAGCAAAAGCGTTCCGAGGGGGATCGCCGATATTGCCCTCGCGTATTAGGGATAGATGAGCATTTCTTTACCCGTAAAAAGGGTTATGCGACCACGCTTACCGACCTCAAGAATCACAAAGTGTTTGATGTCCAACTAGGACGATCAGAATTGAGTTTGCGCCGCTATTTAAAGGCCCTTGAGGGACGAGAGCGCGTTCAGGTTGTGGTGATGGATCTCTCGGAAACGTACCGCAGCATTGCCCGCCGCTACTTTCCCAATGCCGCGATCGTGGCTGACCGATTCCATGTGGTCAGGCTTATTAACCAGCACTTTTTAAGTGTCTGGAAGCAGCATGATCCTGAGGGCAGAAAGAACCGCGGTTTGATCAGTTTAATGCGTCGCCATCAATGGAATTTGCGGGATGAGCAGCACGCCAACCTTATGCAGTATTTGGCTGAGTACCCAGTGCTGCAAGCACTGTATGTGGCCAAGCAACGATTAATCCGATTTGTGTTGCTCAAGACCCTGACGCGCAAGAAAGCCAGCATCAAGTTGCCGGTATTCATGAAATTGCTTGATGAGCTAGCTGAGAGCCCGCTACGAGCGCTAGCTAACACATTGCGCTCCTGGTTGAAGCCCATTGTGGCCATGTGGCGATTTAGTAAAAGTAACGGAATAACTGAGGGCTTCCACAACAAAATGGAAATGATGACACGACGAGCGTATGGTTTTAGAAACTTTGAAAATTACAGGATGAGAGTGCTGGCCCACTGCGGGTGGGACGGAGTGATTAACAGGGTTTGA